The following coding sequences are from one Haemorhous mexicanus isolate bHaeMex1 chromosome 3 unlocalized genomic scaffold, bHaeMex1.pri scaffold_136_ctg1, whole genome shotgun sequence window:
- the DNAJC27 gene encoding dnaJ homolog subfamily C member 27 isoform X4 produces MFQNFYSAIVELCESGGKRPPAGAGLSFTREQADAIRRIRASKDSWDMLGLKPGASREEVTRAYRRLAVLLHPEPQNSLKNSHGNPKIPAPNPQNSQGNLKIPAGKPGIPMGRPWNSCGKSWNSSGRNLEFPWEKLGIPAGKAEIPTGEAEIPPGKNPGIPSRIPMETPKSLPQIPRIPRETSKFLQENLEFPWEDPGIPVGTVGIPVGETWNSHGKNLEFLQEKLKFQQEKPKFLQEKTPEFPQEFPWKPQNPCPKPPEFPWKPPEFPDFPGNSMFSCPREEVTWAYRRTIFFWKNAKFLPENPKIPSRIPMKPQNPCPKPPEFPDFPGNSMISPVPGRR; encoded by the exons Atgttccag AATTTCTACTCGGCCATCGTGGAGCTGTGCGAGAGCGGCGGGAAGCGGCCgccggccggggccgggctcaGCTTCACGCGGGAGCAGGCGGACGCCATCCGGCGCATCCGCGCCAGCAAGGACAGCTGGGACATGCTGGGGCTCAAACCCGGCGCCTCCAG GGAGGAGGTGACGCGGGCGTACCGGCGCCTGGCCGTGCTGCTGCACCCCGAACCCCAGAATTCCCTCAAGAATTCCcatggaaaccccaaaatccctgccccaaacccccagaattcccagggaaacctcaaaattcctgcaggaaaacctggaattcccatgggaagACCCTGGAATTCCTGTGGGAAAAGTTGGAATTCCAGTGGGAGAAACTtggaattcccatgggaaaaacttggaattcctgcaggaaaagctgaaattccAACAGGAGAAGCCGAAATTCCTCCAGGAAAAAACCCCGGAATTCCCTCAAGAATTCCcatggaaaccccaaaatccctgccccaaatccccagaattcccagggaaacctcaaaattcctgcaggaaaacctggaattcccatgggaagACCCTGGAATTCCTGTGGGAACAGTTGGAATTCCAGTGGGAGAAACTtggaattcccatgggaaaaacttggaattcctgcaggaaaagctgaaattccAACAGGAGAAGCCGAAATTCCTCCAGGAAAAAACCCCGGAATTCCCTCAAGAATTCCcatggaaaccccaaaatccctgccccaaacccccagaattcccatggaaacccccagaattcccagatttccctgggaattccatgtTTTCCTGTCCCAGGGAGGAGGTGACGTGGGCGTACCGGCgcacaatttttttctggaaaaatgcGAAATTCTTgccagaaaaccccaaaattccctcaagaATTCCCatgaaaccccaaaatccctgccccaaacccccagaattcccagatttccctgggaattccatgaTTTCCCCGGTCCCAGGGAGGAGGTGA